A stretch of Methanococcus voltae PS DNA encodes these proteins:
- a CDS encoding MoaD/ThiS family protein has protein sequence MVLNLKVKFFASCKEKFGNEVDLKIEKSKLTVEELISELEENKIDIKNDFENGNIIISYDFEIMSNEDIIEKDGELGIYPPVSGG, from the coding sequence ATGGTACTAAATTTAAAAGTAAAATTTTTTGCAAGTTGTAAGGAAAAATTTGGTAATGAAGTAGATTTAAAAATTGAAAAATCCAAATTAACAGTTGAAGAATTAATATCTGAATTAGAAGAAAATAAAATCGATATTAAAAATGATTTTGAAAATGGAAACATTATTATCTCCTATGACTTTGAAATAATGAGTAATGAAGATATTATTGAAAAAGATGGAGAATTAGGCATATACCCGCCAGTATCTGGCGGTTAA
- a CDS encoding 4Fe-4S binding protein, whose amino-acid sequence MKKRIFYWISGRNVKKPVVSDIIKTYDVDVTILKAKMEPSEGFLTLELNGNEDSLVNSVEYLKEYGEVEDISQPIQKKEEKCIDCGACIVHCPVGAIKFEEDFSVTFDIDECIGCKTCAKICPTKAIIVYDL is encoded by the coding sequence TTGAAAAAAAGAATATTTTATTGGATATCTGGAAGAAATGTAAAAAAACCTGTAGTTTCAGATATAATAAAAACTTATGATGTGGACGTTACCATATTAAAGGCTAAAATGGAACCAAGTGAAGGTTTTTTGACTTTAGAATTAAATGGAAATGAAGATAGTTTAGTAAATTCAGTGGAATACTTAAAAGAATACGGGGAAGTAGAAGATATTTCTCAACCTATTCAAAAAAAGGAAGAAAAATGTATCGATTGTGGCGCTTGTATTGTACATTGCCCAGTTGGAGCTATCAAGTTTGAAGAAGACTTTTCAGTTACATTCGACATTGACGAGTGTATTGGCTGTAAAACATGCGCTAAAATATGCCCTACCAAGGCAATCATCGTCTACGACTTGTAA